One stretch of Streptomyces sp. NBC_00443 DNA includes these proteins:
- a CDS encoding ATP-binding cassette domain-containing protein: MTRGLYPRALRFLWDRWPVLVRLALWSVLETGQSFLIGYAPARALDDGFLQGRTEVGLGWLGVAGLGVVVGAYGTARVYGAVAALVEPLRDRLVTRVVARGVREADRGALSGLTQQAEIARDTFAGLVMVSRSFVFTSVGALAGLFSLAPLLLLVVLPPLAAGVGLFAVTLRPLARRQEVFLGADEALADRLGAVCPGLRDITAAGAQDRMGADAGGLVDAELRAARSLARFGVLRVAALALGGQLPIVLLLATAPWLLRHGVTTGALVGALAYVTQSLLPALHNLVHGLGTSGSRLAVVIRRLVPENTEPDRAHRLGVAGASGAAGARSKPAAFGAASDRGATGGPAGQADGSVATGPRPSRAEPDDSPAPPPPAGTPAPSPDHAGPPRPAAEVPRPTAPEPPALTLTSVTFAYGPSALPVIDDLDLTLPAGAHLAVVGPSGIGKSTLTALVAGLLEPRCGAIRVCGEAVPGPGALARRVLIPQEAYVFTGTLAENLALLRPDPVSEAELLAAAEAVGLAPLLAALGGPEGRVEPGALSAGERQLIALTRAHLSYAPLALLDEATCHLDARAEERAEQAFAARPGGTLVVVAHRISSARRADRVLMMDGRDTAYGTHVELVRHSARYRELVGGWASVPR; the protein is encoded by the coding sequence GTGACCCGTGGCCTCTACCCCCGCGCGCTGCGCTTCCTGTGGGACCGATGGCCCGTCCTCGTACGGCTCGCCCTCTGGTCGGTGCTGGAGACCGGACAGAGCTTCCTCATCGGTTACGCCCCGGCCCGTGCCCTGGACGACGGGTTCCTCCAGGGACGTACGGAGGTCGGGCTCGGGTGGCTCGGTGTCGCCGGTCTCGGGGTCGTCGTCGGCGCGTACGGCACGGCTCGCGTGTACGGGGCCGTCGCGGCGCTGGTCGAGCCGCTGAGGGACCGGCTCGTGACGCGGGTGGTGGCGCGCGGGGTGCGGGAGGCGGACCGCGGGGCGCTGTCCGGGCTCACCCAGCAGGCGGAGATCGCGCGGGACACCTTCGCGGGGCTGGTCATGGTGTCGCGGTCGTTCGTGTTCACCTCGGTCGGTGCGCTGGCCGGCCTGTTCTCGCTGGCTCCGCTGCTGCTGCTCGTCGTGCTGCCGCCGCTGGCCGCGGGGGTGGGCCTGTTCGCGGTGACGCTGCGTCCGCTGGCCCGCAGACAGGAGGTCTTCCTCGGAGCCGACGAGGCCCTGGCCGACCGGCTCGGCGCCGTCTGCCCCGGGCTGCGGGACATCACGGCGGCCGGCGCTCAGGACCGGATGGGCGCCGATGCCGGGGGCCTGGTGGACGCCGAGCTGCGGGCCGCCCGTTCGCTCGCCCGCTTCGGTGTGCTCCGCGTGGCCGCCCTCGCCCTCGGCGGACAGCTCCCGATCGTGCTGCTCCTCGCCACCGCGCCCTGGCTCCTGCGACACGGCGTCACCACCGGCGCCCTGGTCGGCGCCCTCGCCTACGTCACCCAGTCCCTGCTCCCCGCCCTGCACAACCTGGTCCACGGCCTGGGCACGAGCGGCTCACGGCTGGCGGTGGTGATACGGCGGTTGGTGCCGGAGAACACCGAGCCGGACAGGGCCCACAGGCTCGGCGTGGCAGGCGCGTCCGGCGCGGCCGGTGCGCGGAGCAAGCCGGCTGCCTTCGGCGCGGCTTCCGACCGAGGCGCGACCGGCGGGCCGGCCGGCCAAGCCGACGGGTCCGTGGCCACCGGGCCTCGCCCATCGCGCGCTGAGCCGGACGACAGTCCGGCACCGCCGCCTCCCGCCGGCACACCCGCACCGTCCCCGGACCACGCCGGCCCCCCGCGACCGGCCGCCGAGGTCCCACGTCCCACCGCCCCCGAGCCCCCCGCCCTCACCCTCACCTCCGTCACCTTCGCCTACGGCCCCAGCGCGCTCCCCGTGATCGACGACCTCGACCTCACCCTCCCGGCCGGCGCCCACCTGGCCGTCGTCGGGCCGAGCGGGATCGGGAAGTCCACGCTGACGGCGCTGGTGGCCGGGCTGCTGGAGCCCCGGTGCGGCGCCATCCGGGTGTGCGGGGAGGCGGTGCCGGGGCCGGGTGCCCTCGCGCGGCGGGTGCTCATTCCGCAGGAGGCGTACGTGTTCACCGGCACCCTCGCCGAGAACCTCGCCCTGCTGCGGCCGGACCCCGTCTCCGAGGCGGAGCTGCTCGCCGCCGCCGAGGCGGTCGGGCTGGCGCCGCTGCTCGCCGCGCTGGGCGGGCCAGAGGGCCGGGTGGAACCCGGGGCGCTGTCCGCGGGGGAGCGGCAGTTGATCGCGCTGACCCGGGCGCACCTGTCGTACGCCCCGCTCGCGCTCCTCGACGAGGCGACCTGTCACCTCGACGCGCGGGCCGAGGAACGCGCGGAGCAGGCCTTCGCAGCCCGCCCCGGCGGCACGTTGGTCGTCGTCGCGCACCGCATCAGCTCGGCCCGCCGTGCCGACCGGGTCCTGATGATGGACGGCCGGGACACGGCGTACGGGACACACGTCGAGCTCGTACGGCACTCGGCGCGCTACCGCGAACTCGTCGGCGGCTGGGCGTCCGTGCCGCGGTAG
- a CDS encoding response regulator transcription factor: MIRVLVVHDACLVRSVLAEWLRRDPGLEVYDAPWRSAPARARSVRPDVCAVDLECTDSYGIPPLAELRLREAGRTPPHLLVLASAHRPGLLKRALEAGALGYVDKEGSPDRLVRGIRRVAEGERFVDDSLGFAFLKAAEMPLTRRELSVLSLAAKGASVAEIAGNLHLSHGTVRNYMAAITRKTGARNRIDAIRISQGEGWL, translated from the coding sequence GTGATCCGGGTCCTTGTGGTGCATGACGCGTGTCTGGTGCGATCGGTGCTGGCGGAGTGGCTGCGACGAGATCCGGGCCTGGAGGTGTACGACGCCCCTTGGCGCAGCGCGCCCGCACGCGCGCGTTCCGTCCGGCCTGACGTCTGCGCGGTGGACCTGGAGTGCACGGACTCGTACGGCATACCGCCGCTCGCCGAGCTGCGATTACGGGAAGCGGGCCGCACACCGCCACACCTGCTGGTGCTGGCCAGCGCTCACCGCCCGGGGCTGCTGAAGCGCGCTCTGGAGGCGGGGGCGCTCGGGTACGTCGACAAGGAGGGCTCGCCGGACCGGCTGGTGCGCGGAATCCGGCGCGTCGCCGAGGGGGAACGTTTCGTCGACGATTCGCTGGGCTTTGCTTTCCTCAAGGCCGCCGAGATGCCGCTGACCCGGCGTGAGCTCAGCGTGCTGTCCCTCGCGGCAAAGGGAGCCTCCGTCGCGGAGATCGCCGGGAACCTGCACCTGTCCCACGGGACGGTGCGCAACTACATGGCCGCCATCACCCGCAAGACCGGGGCCCGCAACCGCATCGACGCGATCCGGATCTCCCAGGGCGAGGGCTGGCTCTGA
- a CDS encoding SpoIIE family protein phosphatase — MVGVSDGQTSAQAPAAARTRVGRPLLSLALASMMDEVHAHSGAVYLLAADEPVLEMSVMAGLPRAFAAPWERVGLSAPIPVAEAVRERRLVWVKGEEDMAARYPRIAVVLPYPFALAALPVATETSAYGAIFVTWPGAHPPELSERERDHLTAACRRLAVRLERALEESLPPLPEPDLVAGPAFSGAAGTLGTVEAARMVSRLPYGLCSLDLHGRVSFANPAAAELIGVPVNRLLGNQLWASVPWLNDPVYEDRYRAALMSQHTTSFLALRPPGDWLSFRMYPSTTGLSVRISRARAVAEMGRSGPRQDDPPGRLVTISQVLSLAGALTEAAGVQDVVQLVADEIVPAVGSQALVVLGSRAGRLHVLGHRGYADPQIVERFDGLPLTEQTPGTHALTTGVPAFFDSQQELERLYPTRHSTPDGFAAWAYLPLIASGRPVGTCVLAYSERHPFPADERAVLTSLGGLIAQALERALLYDVKHQLAHGLQAALLPHSLPPLPGVEAAARYLPATQGMEIGGDFYDLVPTEEGLTAAVIGDVQGHNVTAAGLMGQIRTAVRAYTNVGQAPEEVMRSTNRLLLDLGSDLFASCLYLRLDPEHGRAVMARAGHPPPLLRRPDGRVRVLDLAGGPLLGIDGSPTYPTTEVEFTPGCVLVLYTDGLIESPGVDIEDALAELGQLLTEAGELALDELADLLVQHSASRHERVDDVALLLLRARG; from the coding sequence GTGGTCGGCGTGTCCGACGGGCAGACGTCCGCCCAGGCGCCGGCGGCCGCGCGGACCCGGGTCGGCCGACCGCTCCTGTCGCTGGCGCTTGCCTCGATGATGGACGAGGTGCACGCGCACTCCGGGGCGGTGTATCTGCTGGCGGCCGACGAGCCCGTGCTGGAGATGTCGGTGATGGCCGGTCTGCCCCGGGCGTTCGCGGCGCCCTGGGAGCGGGTCGGGCTGAGCGCGCCGATCCCGGTCGCGGAAGCGGTGCGTGAGCGGCGGCTCGTCTGGGTCAAGGGCGAGGAGGACATGGCGGCCCGCTATCCGCGGATCGCCGTCGTCCTGCCCTATCCCTTCGCACTGGCCGCGCTGCCCGTGGCCACCGAGACCTCCGCCTATGGCGCGATCTTCGTGACCTGGCCCGGCGCACACCCCCCGGAGCTGTCGGAGCGGGAGCGCGACCATCTCACCGCGGCCTGCCGACGGCTCGCGGTGCGGCTGGAACGCGCCCTGGAGGAGAGCCTTCCGCCGCTCCCGGAGCCCGATCTGGTCGCCGGGCCGGCGTTCAGCGGCGCCGCCGGCACGCTCGGCACGGTGGAGGCGGCCCGCATGGTGTCGCGGCTGCCGTACGGCCTGTGCTCACTCGATCTGCACGGCCGGGTCAGTTTCGCCAACCCCGCGGCGGCCGAGCTGATCGGCGTCCCGGTCAACCGGCTGCTGGGCAACCAGCTGTGGGCTTCGGTGCCGTGGCTCAACGACCCGGTGTACGAGGACCGCTACCGGGCCGCGCTGATGAGCCAGCACACCACGTCCTTCCTGGCGCTGCGCCCGCCCGGCGACTGGTTGTCGTTCCGTATGTACCCGAGCACGACCGGTCTGAGCGTGCGGATCAGCCGGGCCCGAGCGGTGGCGGAGATGGGCCGCAGTGGGCCGCGGCAGGACGACCCGCCGGGCCGGCTGGTGACCATCTCCCAGGTGCTCAGCCTGGCCGGCGCGCTCACCGAGGCGGCGGGTGTGCAGGACGTGGTGCAGCTGGTCGCGGACGAGATCGTCCCGGCCGTCGGCAGCCAGGCGCTGGTCGTCCTGGGATCTCGGGCGGGCCGGCTGCACGTGCTCGGTCACCGCGGCTACGCGGATCCGCAGATCGTGGAGCGCTTCGACGGTCTGCCACTGACCGAGCAGACCCCGGGCACACACGCGCTGACCACCGGTGTGCCCGCGTTCTTCGACTCCCAGCAGGAGCTGGAGCGCCTGTATCCGACGCGCCACTCGACGCCCGACGGCTTCGCGGCCTGGGCGTATCTGCCGCTGATCGCCTCGGGGCGGCCGGTGGGCACCTGTGTGCTCGCCTACTCGGAGCGGCATCCCTTCCCGGCGGACGAGCGGGCGGTCCTGACCAGCCTCGGCGGGCTCATCGCGCAGGCGCTGGAGCGCGCCCTGCTCTACGACGTCAAGCACCAGCTGGCGCACGGACTGCAGGCCGCCCTGCTCCCGCACTCGCTCCCGCCGCTGCCCGGCGTCGAAGCGGCCGCCCGCTATCTGCCCGCCACCCAGGGCATGGAGATCGGCGGCGACTTCTACGACCTGGTGCCGACGGAAGAGGGCCTGACGGCGGCGGTGATCGGGGACGTGCAGGGGCACAACGTCACCGCGGCCGGCCTGATGGGCCAGATCCGCACCGCCGTACGGGCGTACACGAACGTCGGTCAGGCCCCGGAGGAGGTCATGCGCAGCACCAACCGGCTGCTGCTCGACCTCGGCTCCGACCTGTTCGCCAGCTGTCTGTATCTGCGCCTCGATCCGGAACACGGGCGGGCGGTGATGGCCCGTGCCGGGCATCCGCCGCCGCTGCTGCGACGGCCGGACGGACGCGTGCGGGTGCTCGACCTCGCGGGCGGCCCGCTGCTGGGCATCGACGGCTCGCCCACGTATCCGACGACAGAGGTCGAGTTCACGCCCGGGTGTGTGCTCGTCCTCTACACCGACGGGCTGATCGAGTCCCCCGGCGTCGACATCGAGGACGCGCTCGCCGAGCTCGGCCAGCTGCTCACCGAGGCCGGGGAGCTGGCCTTGGACGAACTCGCCGACCTGCTGGTGCAGCACAGCGCGTCCAGGCACGAACGGGTCGACGACGTGGCGCTGCTGCTGTTGCGAGCGCGCGGCTGA
- a CDS encoding S1 family peptidase has translation MSHKRIPKRKAAIAAGSVVALGAAAILLPNANASQDAATDNAAAPKTLKSADASDLASQLEGLLGDAFAGSYYDAESQQLVVNVIPGDNNNVIVQAKQAGAKVREVENSLNELASGAQTLKSEATIPGTAWSVDPRTNKILVTADSTVTGDNWDQLESTVDSLGSGMATVKKSAGTFKTFLSGGDAIFAGGSRCSAGFNVTAGDGTPAFLTAGHCSLGGNEWSDTEGGQPIATVDQSTFPGDGDFALVKYDDPATEAPSEVNVGDQAVPISQAADAEVGLQVFRMGSTTGLNDGQVLGLDATVNYPEGTVTGLIQTDVCAEPGDSGGSLFTQDGLAIGLTSGGSGDCTVGGETFFQPVTTALEAVGATLGDGGAGAGEEAGAGEEAGAGEEAGAGEEAGAGEEAGAGEEAGAGEEAGAGEEAGAGEEAGAGEEVGGGNAEGTGNGLGEIVGNGVGN, from the coding sequence TTGAGTCACAAGCGAATTCCGAAGCGCAAGGCCGCGATAGCAGCGGGCAGCGTGGTGGCGCTCGGAGCGGCCGCGATCCTGCTGCCCAACGCCAACGCGTCGCAGGACGCCGCGACGGACAACGCCGCCGCTCCCAAGACCCTGAAGTCGGCGGACGCGTCGGATCTCGCCTCGCAGCTCGAGGGACTGCTCGGCGACGCCTTTGCCGGTTCGTACTACGACGCCGAGAGCCAGCAGCTCGTCGTCAACGTCATCCCCGGCGACAACAACAACGTGATCGTCCAGGCGAAGCAGGCCGGCGCGAAGGTCCGCGAGGTCGAGAACAGCCTGAACGAGCTCGCGTCCGGCGCGCAGACCCTCAAGTCCGAGGCGACCATCCCGGGCACGGCCTGGTCGGTCGACCCCAGAACGAACAAGATCCTCGTCACCGCCGACAGCACCGTCACCGGCGACAACTGGGACCAGCTGGAGTCGACCGTCGACAGCCTCGGTTCGGGCATGGCGACCGTCAAGAAGTCGGCCGGCACCTTCAAGACGTTCCTCTCCGGCGGCGACGCCATCTTCGCCGGCGGCTCACGCTGCTCCGCGGGCTTCAACGTCACTGCGGGCGACGGCACCCCCGCCTTCCTGACCGCCGGTCACTGCAGCCTCGGCGGCAACGAGTGGTCGGACACCGAGGGCGGCCAGCCGATCGCCACCGTCGACCAGTCCACCTTCCCCGGCGACGGCGACTTCGCACTCGTGAAGTACGACGACCCGGCGACCGAGGCGCCAAGTGAGGTCAACGTCGGCGACCAGGCCGTCCCGATCAGCCAGGCGGCGGACGCCGAGGTGGGACTCCAGGTCTTCCGGATGGGCAGCACCACCGGGCTGAACGACGGTCAGGTCCTCGGACTCGACGCCACCGTCAACTACCCGGAGGGCACCGTTACCGGGCTCATCCAGACCGACGTCTGTGCCGAGCCCGGCGACAGCGGCGGCTCCCTGTTCACCCAGGACGGCCTTGCGATCGGCCTGACCTCCGGCGGCAGCGGTGACTGCACGGTCGGCGGCGAGACCTTCTTCCAGCCGGTGACCACCGCCCTGGAGGCGGTCGGCGCGACCCTCGGTGACGGGGGCGCGGGTGCCGGCGAGGAAGCCGGTGCCGGTGAAGAGGCCGGTGCCGGTGAGGAAGCGGGCGCGGGCGAGGAAGCGGGCGCGGGCGAGGAAGCCGGTGCCGGTGAAGAGGCCGGCGCGGGTGAAGAGGCCGGTGCCGGTGAGGAAGCGGGCGCGGGCGAGGAAGCCGGAGCCGGTGAAGAGGTCGGCGGCGGCAACGCCGAGGGCACGGGCAACGGCCTCGGCGAGATCGTCGGCAACGGCGTCGGGAACTGA
- a CDS encoding PaaI family thioesterase produces MTMTNAEADKILSANFAPWVLDLGLSVEAVEGHRAVLRMPWSDRLAREGGALSGQALMAAADTATVIAVSAARGSYGPMTTVQQSTSFQRAVIGSDVLIEAVVTKLGRRMAFADIVMTDEGSGEIAARASTVYALLG; encoded by the coding sequence ATGACGATGACCAACGCCGAAGCCGACAAGATCCTCTCCGCCAACTTCGCCCCCTGGGTCCTCGACTTGGGCCTGTCGGTCGAGGCGGTCGAGGGCCACCGCGCGGTCCTGCGAATGCCCTGGTCGGACAGGCTGGCCCGGGAGGGCGGTGCCCTGTCGGGCCAGGCACTGATGGCCGCCGCCGACACCGCGACCGTGATCGCCGTGTCGGCGGCACGCGGGTCGTACGGGCCGATGACGACGGTGCAGCAGTCGACGTCCTTTCAGCGCGCCGTGATCGGATCCGATGTCCTGATCGAAGCGGTCGTCACCAAGCTGGGCCGTCGCATGGCGTTCGCCGACATCGTGATGACCGACGAGGGGTCGGGGGAAATCGCGGCCCGGGCGAGCACGGTGTACGCACTTCTGGGCTGA
- a CDS encoding HlyD family efflux transporter periplasmic adaptor subunit: MQFRQQALAKLQSPEELDLPVRFARPQGWLVLSVTVVVMAAASVWAVTGSVASTVGAPAILTHGQGSYILQSPVAGQVTSVLAEQGQRLPANSPVLKVRTAEGETVVRTVAAGRVTGLAATIGQIIQTGANVAAVEKVAHTKDPLYATVYVPAENAASIPDKAAVDLTVQSVPTQEYGVLRGHVKSVDRSVQSAQQIAAFLGDNQLGEQFTKDGRPVAVLVKLDERSSTESGYKWSSADGPPFSLTSMTMADASIRLADERPVDWLLP; this comes from the coding sequence GTGCAGTTCCGCCAACAGGCCCTCGCCAAGCTCCAGTCACCGGAGGAGCTCGACCTTCCGGTGCGCTTCGCCCGCCCCCAGGGCTGGCTGGTCCTCTCCGTGACGGTGGTCGTCATGGCCGCAGCGTCCGTGTGGGCGGTGACCGGCTCGGTCGCCTCCACCGTCGGCGCGCCCGCCATCCTCACCCACGGGCAGGGCAGCTACATCCTGCAGAGCCCGGTCGCCGGGCAGGTCACCTCGGTCCTCGCCGAGCAGGGCCAGCGACTGCCCGCCAACTCCCCCGTACTGAAGGTCCGTACCGCCGAGGGCGAAACGGTCGTCCGTACCGTCGCCGCAGGCCGGGTCACCGGGCTCGCCGCCACCATCGGGCAGATCATCCAGACCGGCGCGAACGTCGCCGCCGTGGAGAAGGTCGCCCACACCAAGGACCCGCTGTACGCGACGGTGTACGTGCCCGCCGAGAACGCGGCGTCCATCCCCGACAAGGCCGCCGTGGACCTCACCGTCCAGTCGGTGCCCACCCAGGAGTACGGCGTCCTGCGCGGCCACGTGAAGTCGGTGGACCGCTCCGTGCAGTCGGCGCAGCAGATCGCCGCGTTCCTCGGGGACAACCAGCTCGGCGAGCAGTTCACCAAGGACGGCAGGCCGGTCGCCGTGCTGGTGAAGCTGGACGAGAGGTCGAGCACCGAGAGCGGCTACAAGTGGTCGTCCGCGGACGGGCCGCCGTTCTCCCTCACGTCCATGACCATGGCCGACGCCTCGATCCGGCTGGCCGACGAGCGTCCCGTCGATTGGCTGCTGCCGTGA